A stretch of the Acidobacteriota bacterium genome encodes the following:
- a CDS encoding DUF4031 domain-containing protein, translating into MAILIDSFQNGARGPFRYWHRRCGHLVSDSSLEELHEFAAVLGLRREWFQMKSIPHYDLTGEVYELAIERGAMLVSSREIVRRAIRLETVISS; encoded by the coding sequence ATGGCGATCCTGATTGATTCTTTTCAAAACGGCGCGCGCGGCCCATTTCGTTACTGGCATCGGCGTTGCGGCCATCTGGTTTCGGACAGTTCGCTGGAAGAACTTCACGAGTTCGCAGCCGTCTTGGGGCTGCGCCGCGAGTGGTTTCAGATGAAATCCATCCCACATTACGATTTGACCGGAGAGGTTTACGAACTGGCGATTGAACGTGGAGCAATGCTGGTTTCGTCGCGCGAAATCGTCCGCCGAGCCATACGATTGGAAACGGTAATTAGTAGTTGA
- a CDS encoding DinB family protein, which produces MIGRRAGSVKPETFDLTLAIRLAYTPARMQPHNNLTIEYAAQAGELERLVAEASAETIVNQPGENRWSILQIVCHLADAELLASARVRRLITQDRPKMWGYQQEVWADRLDYQQRKVETVLARFALLRRENAELLDGLPATIWQQTGDHDLYGTLSLQQLIEDYLVHTSKHLDQIKQLLGND; this is translated from the coding sequence ATGATAGGCAGGCGAGCAGGAAGCGTCAAACCCGAAACATTCGACCTGACACTTGCCATCCGGCTGGCTTATACTCCCGCCCGCATGCAACCGCACAACAATCTGACAATAGAGTACGCCGCACAGGCTGGTGAATTGGAGCGGTTGGTTGCCGAGGCTTCGGCGGAAACCATCGTCAATCAGCCGGGCGAAAATCGCTGGTCAATTTTGCAGATCGTCTGCCATCTGGCCGATGCGGAGTTGTTGGCGTCGGCGCGCGTTCGACGGCTGATCACACAGGATCGGCCGAAGATGTGGGGCTATCAACAGGAAGTTTGGGCAGACCGGCTGGACTACCAACAACGCAAGGTCGAAACCGTTTTGGCGCGCTTCGCGCTGCTCAGGCGTGAAAACGCGGAATTACTGGACGGATTGCCAGCAACAATCTGGCAGCAAACTGGCGATCACGACTTGTACGGCACACTTTCCCTGCAACAACTGATTGAAGATTATCTGGTTCACACGTCAAAACATCTGGATCAAATCAAACAATTGCTGGGCAATGATTAA
- a CDS encoding tetratricopeptide repeat protein, with protein sequence MAESRIEVFKKMLAADPNNTTVRFGLANELLKIERFEEAAAELQTYLNLADDQGNAYGKLGQALERLGKFDEARTAYQQGIAAATKHGHPGMAQDFEMALTDLP encoded by the coding sequence ATGGCCGAATCCAGAATCGAAGTTTTCAAGAAAATGCTCGCCGCCGATCCGAACAACACCACAGTGCGGTTCGGACTGGCAAATGAATTGTTGAAGATCGAACGCTTTGAAGAAGCCGCCGCCGAATTGCAAACCTACCTCAACTTGGCCGACGATCAAGGCAATGCGTACGGAAAACTGGGTCAGGCATTGGAGCGGCTGGGCAAATTCGACGAAGCCCGGACAGCATACCAGCAGGGAATTGCCGCAGCGACCAAACATGGCCATCCCGGAATGGCTCAGGATTTTGAAATGGCGTTGACAGATTTGCCGTAA